From Anaerolineae bacterium, a single genomic window includes:
- a CDS encoding extracellular solute-binding protein → MRNSHGLSRRSFLRAAGVFGGAAALAACAPATPQVVEKVVKETVVVAPEAAEKAPVTLTHWQHHAASYVQAVESFKARFEDLYPHVSIDFQSIPWAEFWGKLASAIAAGKGSAPDVFMIPMGLIDEYVLGGSLVPVDENIITTAEIEESYWDWTIARGKKDGVYYGLPLNVQTLLIYRNNVIHEEAGLDPTEPFIDHADFYEKAMLMMKKTNGETDQIGCNTNYYCAWQTTLYQQFLQREKDGTHWIDPATNRLVWHDYPEIFQAFEWFCKLSADADDSAFMKGQNRFALGKAGMEIGHPVSRGTLRITAPDLEYTISPFPPRSAGQDLYTAGSHWMWVVGKWAPDYHTAWQWVHFCTNKPAQVTWVDVAGDLPSHKDLADEPRFRQDANAVVVMDSIKYASPWEWVGWAEWCKEFTDARDRVVIGGEATEQSFNTMVENLNKVIDTHTPKA, encoded by the coding sequence ATGAGAAACAGTCACGGACTGTCCAGAAGGAGTTTCCTCCGAGCGGCCGGGGTCTTCGGGGGAGCGGCGGCGCTGGCAGCCTGCGCGCCGGCGACACCACAGGTAGTGGAGAAGGTGGTGAAGGAGACGGTGGTCGTCGCCCCCGAGGCCGCCGAGAAGGCACCGGTGACCCTCACGCACTGGCAGCACCATGCGGCGAGTTACGTTCAGGCGGTTGAGTCGTTCAAGGCTCGGTTCGAGGACTTGTATCCGCATGTCAGCATCGACTTCCAGTCCATTCCTTGGGCTGAATTCTGGGGCAAACTAGCATCGGCGATCGCCGCTGGCAAAGGCTCGGCCCCTGACGTGTTCATGATTCCGATGGGCCTGATCGATGAGTATGTACTGGGTGGCAGCCTAGTACCCGTCGACGAGAACATCATAACAACCGCAGAGATAGAGGAGAGCTACTGGGACTGGACCATCGCAAGAGGCAAGAAGGATGGAGTCTACTACGGCCTTCCCCTCAACGTCCAGACTCTGCTTATCTATCGCAACAACGTCATACATGAGGAGGCGGGTCTGGACCCCACGGAACCATTCATCGACCACGCCGACTTCTATGAGAAGGCGATGTTGATGATGAAGAAGACGAATGGGGAGACCGACCAGATCGGCTGCAACACTAACTACTACTGCGCCTGGCAGACGACCCTGTACCAGCAGTTCCTCCAGCGGGAGAAGGATGGAACCCACTGGATCGATCCGGCGACAAACCGGCTAGTCTGGCACGACTACCCTGAGATCTTCCAGGCCTTTGAGTGGTTCTGCAAGCTCTCAGCAGACGCTGACGACAGTGCCTTCATGAAAGGGCAGAACAGGTTCGCGTTGGGCAAGGCCGGTATGGAGATCGGGCATCCAGTCTCGCGAGGCACGCTGCGCATCACCGCACCTGATCTGGAGTACACCATTTCGCCTTTCCCCCCGCGCTCAGCCGGACAAGACCTCTACACCGCAGGCTCGCATTGGATGTGGGTGGTCGGAAAGTGGGCACCGGACTACCATACCGCTTGGCAGTGGGTGCACTTCTGCACGAACAAACCGGCACAGGTCACCTGGGTTGACGTGGCGGGGGACCTTCCAAGCCACAAGGACTTGGCTGATGAGCCGCGGTTCCGTCAGGACGCCAACGCTGTGGTGGTCATGGACTCGATCAAGTACGCTTCCCCATGGGAATGGGTCGGCTGGGCAGAGTGGTGCAAGGAGTTCACGGACGCCAGGGACCGCGTCGTCATCGGCGGTGAGGCCACGGAACAGTCGTTCAACACCATGGTGGAGAACCTCAACAAAGTCATCGATACACACACACCGAAAGCGTAG
- a CDS encoding MBL fold metallo-hydrolase, which yields MKLTFVGGARKVTGSMHLLEVNRTRVLLDCGLTHGHRGEAYQTNVEQAALGAHADALVLSHAHIDHSGNIPTLAKQGFTGDIWSTSATRDLCAAMLRDSAHLQAEDAAFLNKRRRAHGEPPVEPLYGRADADACMGLFVGINYGRSFSVADGVRVTFLDAGHILGSALTLLELQEKGRRLRLGYTGDLGRADLPILRDPEQLQDVDYLIMESTYGGRPGQSPDEARMILKRVINETYARGGKVIVPAFAVGRTQEIVYDLYVLRQERKVPDIPVYVDSPLAVDATEIFRLHPECYDREMAEILERDQFGPLGHSQVRYVRRVDDSKELNFLREPAVIISASGMAEGGRILHHLKNNLGDERNTVLFVGYQAENTLGRRIQDGASEARIFDDVYPVRARVESVQGYSAHADHDGLVAHAERAARSGRLRGIFLVHGEDDASLALSEALKQRGLPGVTVPKPSEEVTL from the coding sequence TTGAAGCTCACATTCGTCGGCGGAGCCCGGAAGGTCACCGGCTCCATGCACTTGCTGGAAGTGAACCGAACCCGGGTGCTGCTGGACTGTGGCCTGACCCATGGTCATCGCGGAGAGGCGTATCAGACGAACGTGGAGCAGGCGGCCCTTGGCGCCCATGCTGACGCGCTGGTGCTGTCCCACGCCCACATCGACCACTCGGGGAACATCCCCACCCTGGCCAAGCAGGGTTTCACCGGGGATATCTGGTCCACCTCAGCCACCCGTGACCTGTGCGCCGCCATGTTGAGGGACTCGGCCCACCTGCAGGCCGAGGATGCTGCCTTCCTGAACAAACGACGACGAGCCCACGGCGAGCCCCCCGTCGAGCCTCTCTATGGCCGGGCCGACGCCGACGCATGCATGGGGCTGTTCGTCGGCATCAACTACGGTCGGTCCTTCTCCGTGGCCGACGGGGTCCGCGTCACCTTCCTCGATGCTGGGCACATACTTGGCTCTGCCCTCACCCTGCTGGAGCTGCAGGAGAAGGGACGTCGGCTGCGGCTAGGCTATACCGGGGACTTGGGGCGTGCCGATCTTCCTATTCTGAGGGACCCAGAGCAGCTGCAGGACGTGGACTACCTGATCATGGAGAGCACCTACGGCGGCCGGCCAGGGCAGAGCCCGGACGAGGCGCGAATGATCCTCAAGCGGGTCATCAACGAGACGTACGCCCGTGGCGGCAAGGTTATCGTCCCCGCCTTCGCCGTGGGCCGAACCCAGGAGATCGTCTACGACCTGTATGTGCTGCGGCAGGAGCGCAAGGTACCCGACATCCCGGTCTACGTGGACAGCCCGCTGGCGGTGGATGCCACCGAGATCTTCCGGCTGCACCCCGAATGCTATGACCGGGAGATGGCAGAGATTCTGGAGCGGGACCAGTTCGGGCCTCTGGGGCACAGCCAGGTCCGCTACGTGCGCCGGGTGGACGACTCCAAGGAACTGAACTTCCTGCGGGAGCCGGCCGTGATCATCAGCGCTTCCGGCATGGCCGAGGGTGGCCGGATTCTGCATCACCTGAAGAACAACCTGGGGGACGAGCGCAACACGGTGCTCTTCGTGGGCTACCAGGCCGAGAACACGCTGGGTCGCCGCATCCAGGATGGTGCCTCTGAGGCTCGCATCTTCGACGACGTGTACCCGGTGCGGGCTCGCGTCGAGAGCGTTCAGGGCTACAGCGCTCATGCGGACCACGATGGCCTGGTGGCGCATGCCGAACGGGCGGCCCGGTCGGGCCGGCTTCGGGGCATCTTCCTAGTGCACGGGGAGGACGACGCGTCCCTGGCCCTGTCCGAAGCCCTCAAGCAGAGAGGGCTCCCCGGCGTGACCGTGCCTAAGCCGTCGGAAGAGGTTACCCTCTGA
- a CDS encoding response regulator produces the protein MPGPITKEHVREALLALYSPAELERTELAAALHPARGPQRGHALRRLLLDAIEALRPTGKVAPSASEYRAHECISLRYISSLSIEEIAEELALSTRQVYRDLRWGEERLCELLARKLSDRDIDQRQDSLDSELGALAGTPERVDLSRLISQATATVAPLADACGIRLHRREPDQEMVTSASPGILGEIITQLLSAIVQSTDRAEVEVVLEAQGDDILLSLPVGPEEDMARRDLLHSALRVAEAQNLRHRYVGEGDERCLHLILPRCGDRRVVVVEDNPAAFALYQRYLANSEWQPILAPSPRVAGNLAAATRAEAVLLDIMMPETDGWRVLQALKVDERTRDIPVIVCSVVDDPALGSALGAAAYITKPVSRPVLLQALNQVIRGRRQA, from the coding sequence ATGCCTGGTCCGATCACCAAAGAGCACGTCCGCGAGGCATTGCTGGCCCTCTACAGCCCGGCCGAGCTCGAGCGGACCGAGCTGGCCGCCGCCCTGCATCCAGCTCGGGGCCCCCAGCGCGGCCACGCCCTCCGCCGCCTCCTCCTGGACGCCATCGAGGCCCTCCGCCCCACCGGCAAAGTGGCCCCCTCCGCCTCCGAGTACCGCGCTCATGAGTGCATCAGCCTCCGCTACATCTCCAGCCTCTCCATCGAGGAGATAGCCGAGGAGCTCGCCCTCAGCACCCGCCAGGTCTACCGCGACCTGCGCTGGGGCGAGGAGCGACTGTGCGAGCTCCTGGCTCGAAAGCTGTCCGATCGCGACATCGACCAGCGCCAGGACTCCCTCGACAGCGAACTGGGCGCCCTCGCCGGCACTCCAGAACGGGTGGACCTCTCCCGCCTGATATCTCAGGCCACGGCCACCGTCGCCCCTCTGGCCGATGCCTGCGGTATCCGCCTGCACCGCCGGGAGCCGGATCAGGAGATGGTGACCAGCGCCAGCCCCGGCATCCTGGGCGAGATCATCACCCAGCTCCTGAGCGCAATTGTCCAGAGCACCGATCGCGCCGAAGTTGAGGTGGTGCTGGAGGCGCAGGGCGACGACATCCTCCTGTCGCTGCCGGTCGGGCCTGAGGAAGACATGGCCCGCCGCGACCTGCTGCACTCCGCCCTGCGAGTCGCCGAAGCCCAGAATCTCCGCCACCGGTACGTAGGCGAGGGGGATGAGCGTTGCCTCCACCTCATCCTCCCCCGCTGCGGCGACCGGCGAGTGGTGGTGGTGGAGGACAACCCGGCCGCCTTCGCCCTCTATCAGCGATACCTGGCCAACAGCGAGTGGCAGCCCATCCTCGCCCCCAGCCCCCGGGTGGCCGGCAACCTGGCCGCGGCGACCCGGGCCGAGGCCGTGCTGCTGGACATCATGATGCCAGAGACGGACGGCTGGCGCGTCCTGCAGGCACTCAAGGTAGACGAGCGTACCCGAGACATCCCCGTGATCGTGTGTTCAGTAGTGGACGACCCGGCGTTGGGATCGGCGCTGGGGGCCGCCGCCTACATCACCAAGCCCGTGTCTCGGCCGGTTCTCCTTCAGGCTCTGAACCAGGTGATTCGAGGGCGAAGGCAGGCTTGA
- a CDS encoding carbohydrate ABC transporter permease gives MIWMLSASLMPLSEVIKVPPVWFAPAKYSLANYVEVWSRVGFSRYFFNSAFVATTITVLQLLTSAMAGFAFARYDFPGRTVIFIIILSTMMIPFQVIMIPLFIMMARLRLVNTMWGLIVPSMVTAFGVFLMRQFMLGVPRPLLEAARIDGASEPYIFSRIMLPLCKPALAALGIFAFLGSWDNFLWPLIIINSRELWTLPIAMSRFTEQYIAQTHLQMAGAAIMFVPVLVVFLLMQRNFIEGIALTGLKG, from the coding sequence CTGATCTGGATGCTCTCCGCTTCGCTCATGCCGCTGTCGGAAGTTATCAAGGTACCACCAGTATGGTTCGCGCCGGCTAAGTACTCCCTCGCCAACTATGTCGAGGTGTGGTCTCGTGTCGGCTTCTCCCGCTATTTCTTCAACAGTGCTTTCGTGGCGACCACGATCACCGTCCTTCAGTTGCTGACCAGTGCCATGGCCGGGTTCGCCTTCGCCCGATACGACTTCCCCGGGCGCACGGTGATATTCATCATTATCCTCTCCACCATGATGATCCCCTTTCAGGTGATCATGATTCCTCTCTTCATCATGATGGCACGACTGCGGCTAGTGAACACTATGTGGGGCCTGATCGTACCTTCTATGGTCACCGCCTTTGGGGTATTTCTGATGCGTCAGTTCATGCTTGGTGTCCCTAGGCCCCTGCTTGAGGCGGCCCGCATAGATGGCGCATCGGAGCCGTACATCTTCAGCCGCATCATGTTGCCTCTATGCAAGCCGGCTCTGGCGGCCCTGGGGATATTCGCGTTCCTTGGGAGCTGGGACAACTTCCTCTGGCCCTTGATCATTATCAACAGCCGTGAGTTGTGGACTCTGCCGATAGCGATGTCCCGGTTCACAGAGCAGTACATAGCTCAGACCCACCTTCAGATGGCCGGTGCTGCCATCATGTTCGTGCCGGTTCTCGTGGTTTTCCTCCTGATGCAGCGCAACTTCATAGAAGGGATCGCCCTAACGGGCCTCAAGGGCTAG
- a CDS encoding Gfo/Idh/MocA family oxidoreductase, which produces MANQVNLAILGSGLIGAIHARAIAEVSNARLSLVIDSARERADALAAEYGVPAVYDLSEALQRHDVDAVHVCVPSGLHAKLGTMVAEAGKHVLVEKPIDITLPAGRKLVEAGERTGAKIAVIFQKRFTEPAQRIRTAVERGELGRLIQCDAYVKWYREPKYYSDSPWHGTWAMDGGGALINQGVHMVDLLKWIGGPVRSVFARRRTALHDIEVEDLVDALVEFESGALGVIQASTALYPGFPERLDVHGTRGSAVLEGSALAQWAVVGQAVESGAGALPTGHADPGAIGHKGHVPVIQDFVDAILQDREPMVSGRDGLETLELVMAVYKSAQEGREVTLPLPEDWVPEPRVAKL; this is translated from the coding sequence GTGGCCAACCAAGTCAACCTCGCCATCCTGGGTAGCGGGCTCATAGGCGCCATCCACGCCCGGGCCATCGCCGAGGTCTCCAATGCCAGACTCAGCCTGGTCATAGACTCGGCTCGCGAGCGGGCCGACGCGTTGGCGGCAGAGTATGGTGTCCCCGCCGTGTACGACCTGTCTGAAGCCCTCCAGCGCCACGACGTGGACGCCGTGCACGTGTGCGTTCCCAGCGGGCTTCACGCCAAGCTGGGCACCATGGTGGCCGAGGCGGGCAAGCACGTCCTGGTGGAGAAGCCCATTGACATAACGCTCCCGGCGGGAAGGAAGCTGGTGGAAGCGGGAGAGCGGACCGGGGCCAAGATCGCGGTCATCTTTCAGAAGCGCTTCACTGAGCCGGCTCAGCGCATTCGCACGGCGGTAGAGCGGGGGGAGCTGGGCCGACTCATCCAATGCGACGCCTACGTCAAGTGGTACCGGGAGCCCAAGTACTACTCGGACAGCCCCTGGCACGGCACCTGGGCCATGGATGGGGGAGGAGCCCTCATCAATCAGGGCGTGCACATGGTTGACCTGCTCAAGTGGATCGGCGGCCCGGTCCGCTCGGTATTCGCCCGGCGCCGCACCGCCCTGCACGACATCGAAGTCGAAGACCTGGTAGATGCCCTGGTCGAGTTCGAGAGCGGCGCCCTGGGCGTCATCCAGGCCTCGACGGCCCTGTACCCCGGCTTCCCCGAGAGGCTGGACGTCCACGGCACTAGGGGCTCGGCGGTGCTGGAGGGCTCGGCCCTGGCCCAGTGGGCGGTAGTGGGCCAGGCGGTGGAGTCGGGTGCCGGTGCCCTGCCCACCGGACACGCCGACCCGGGGGCCATCGGGCACAAGGGCCATGTCCCGGTGATCCAGGACTTCGTGGATGCCATTCTGCAAGATCGCGAGCCCATGGTCTCCGGCCGGGACGGGCTGGAGACGCTGGAGCTGGTGATGGCAGTGTACAAGTCGGCGCAGGAGGGCAGGGAAGTGACGCTTCCTCTGCCCGAGGACTGGGTCCCCGAACCAAGGGTGGCCAAGCTCTAG
- a CDS encoding DUF2085 domain-containing protein — MAADGEGLEPAQARSVPGWERRLVVEADRAIYWLTRHWALVFNGLFLLVVGLAFAAPLLQAAGLEGPGSALFRAYRRVCHQYPERSFYVYGRQVAFCQRDVGVYLGLFLGGLAYAASSGRARLSNTRIYLLVFVLPVAVDGLTQLLGLRTSAWPLRLGTGLLFGVGTALFAYPFLRRGMDDTRRELEQRFGPGLRQLRGMER, encoded by the coding sequence GTGGCCGCCGACGGCGAGGGGCTAGAGCCGGCGCAGGCACGGTCGGTGCCGGGCTGGGAACGACGCCTGGTGGTGGAGGCTGACCGGGCCATCTACTGGCTGACGAGGCACTGGGCCCTAGTGTTCAACGGCTTGTTCCTCCTGGTGGTGGGCCTGGCGTTCGCCGCTCCGTTGCTCCAGGCAGCGGGGCTGGAGGGCCCGGGCAGTGCTCTCTTTCGAGCTTACCGGCGGGTGTGTCATCAGTACCCGGAGCGGTCCTTCTACGTCTACGGCCGGCAGGTGGCCTTCTGCCAGCGCGACGTGGGCGTCTACTTGGGGCTCTTCCTGGGCGGGCTGGCCTACGCTGCTTCCTCCGGCCGGGCGCGCCTGAGCAACACCAGAATCTACCTGCTGGTCTTCGTCTTGCCCGTCGCGGTGGACGGGCTCACTCAGTTGTTGGGGCTCAGGACGAGCGCCTGGCCACTGAGGCTGGGGACGGGGCTGCTGTTCGGGGTAGGCACGGCTCTCTTCGCCTACCCCTTTCTTCGTCGAGGCATGGATGATACGCGTCGGGAGTTGGAGCAGCGCTTCGGCCCTGGACTGCGCCAGCTGAGGGGAATGGAACGCTGA
- a CDS encoding TlpA family protein disulfide reductase → MTLAGLGVLLVVAAYAAYDSRERSPRVAAEVGALAPDVRLTGLEGQEMQLSQFRGRPLLLNFRTTWCGYCRQEAPELQAAHETLPELVVLGVYIDESAGQVSSYAQQLGLTFPVALDDGGESAQAYNVRGIPMSFFLDAGGVITAQHLGPLSLERIRSYLSEQG, encoded by the coding sequence GTGACCCTGGCGGGCCTGGGCGTACTCTTAGTGGTGGCCGCGTACGCTGCCTACGACAGCCGAGAGCGCTCTCCCCGAGTAGCGGCCGAGGTGGGTGCTTTGGCGCCGGATGTGCGCCTGACGGGCCTGGAAGGGCAGGAGATGCAGCTGTCGCAATTCAGAGGGCGGCCGCTCCTGCTGAACTTCCGCACCACCTGGTGCGGCTACTGCCGTCAGGAGGCCCCTGAGCTTCAGGCTGCTCACGAAACCCTGCCCGAGCTGGTGGTCCTGGGCGTCTACATAGACGAGAGCGCCGGCCAGGTGTCGTCCTATGCGCAGCAACTGGGACTGACCTTCCCCGTGGCGTTGGACGATGGGGGGGAGTCGGCCCAGGCGTACAACGTCCGAGGCATACCGATGAGCTTCTTCCTGGATGCCGGGGGAGTGATCACGGCCCAGCACCTGGGACCGCTGTCGCTGGAGCGCATCCGCTCCTATCTCTCGGAGCAGGGCTGA
- a CDS encoding hybrid sensor histidine kinase/response regulator, with protein sequence MALMREPQHHSWAELQRNIALQTGVVLGLVGWYGWYRTLIVPLWDARVVGILLAATAACLVPLLRPRLGGAWAHAIQVAAAATAAYLCYAALGYQVALLFLALPLLQAALTLPLWVPPILALGFSVAVAAGGPRPTETLWAYTVLYLSVTGMGLLVAQSFRGALADSWRHVGVTGDLVREVRARQEEINRLNKALKVSNGLLKRSLSELALATREAEEARHLKEQFATTVSHELRTPLNIILGFVDVMQQYPEVYGEVNWTPLLRRDLGEIQRGARYLSSLVDDILDLARIQALKMPIHREQTDLKALVEEVTALAGRLLLTKPEVRLTSDVPDGLPSLYVDQTRVRQVLLNLLANACRFTAQGEIAVRVELNAEEVVIGVADTGSGIAPEQLDAIFEEFRQEARAMPQGDEGVGKGLGLAIAKRFVQMHGGRIWAESTLGQGSTFYFTLPLMEKRVVSLPAPAGQAEPTIKAEPAVILVDEGEGQAFLARHLEGYQVLAAPDLVTARRLTRERHPRAIILNVPPPAEGATQGPLPPIVPEPVPVLQCSLPTGSWSSERHLFDDWLVKPVTSEKLLGALARFPEARRVFVVDDDRGFVRLVRRILEALPQPYEVAWAHQGEEALALLQEKGRAGSGQGEGSPGSDGGVDVVLLDIALPGLDGRAVARALRKDGGDRCPVLIAVTAVQPGLEGPATSPRAFAVTSSVGFREEDTLELIRACLGRLKPAFALESPGSEPEGEPAETRAW encoded by the coding sequence ATGGCGCTGATGCGTGAACCACAGCACCACAGCTGGGCCGAGTTGCAGCGGAACATCGCCCTGCAGACGGGCGTGGTGCTGGGGCTGGTGGGCTGGTACGGATGGTACCGCACTCTGATTGTCCCCCTTTGGGATGCCCGGGTGGTCGGAATCCTACTGGCGGCCACCGCCGCCTGCCTGGTTCCCCTCTTGCGGCCGAGGCTGGGGGGCGCCTGGGCTCACGCGATACAGGTTGCCGCAGCCGCGACCGCAGCCTACCTCTGTTACGCCGCGTTGGGCTACCAGGTCGCCCTGCTTTTCCTAGCCTTGCCTCTCCTCCAGGCGGCCCTGACTCTCCCTCTGTGGGTGCCGCCTATCCTCGCCTTGGGCTTCTCCGTCGCTGTGGCCGCGGGCGGGCCCAGACCGACTGAGACCCTATGGGCCTACACCGTGCTTTACCTTTCGGTGACCGGAATGGGTCTCCTGGTGGCCCAGAGCTTCCGGGGCGCACTGGCCGACTCGTGGAGACACGTGGGAGTGACGGGCGACTTGGTGCGGGAGGTGCGGGCCCGCCAGGAGGAGATCAACCGGCTCAACAAAGCTCTCAAGGTGTCCAATGGCCTGCTCAAGCGTAGCCTCTCCGAGCTGGCGCTGGCTACCCGGGAAGCGGAGGAGGCCCGGCACCTGAAGGAGCAGTTCGCCACCACTGTGAGCCACGAACTGCGCACGCCGCTCAACATAATCCTGGGCTTCGTGGATGTGATGCAGCAGTACCCGGAAGTGTACGGGGAGGTGAACTGGACTCCCCTCCTGCGGCGGGACCTGGGGGAGATCCAGCGGGGCGCTCGATACCTGTCCTCTCTGGTAGACGACATCCTGGACCTGGCCCGCATCCAGGCGCTCAAGATGCCCATCCACCGGGAGCAGACCGACCTGAAGGCCCTGGTGGAGGAGGTCACGGCCCTGGCGGGCCGGCTGCTGCTGACGAAGCCGGAGGTGCGCCTGACTTCTGACGTTCCCGACGGCTTGCCCAGCTTGTATGTGGATCAGACTCGGGTGCGCCAGGTACTGCTCAATCTCTTGGCCAATGCCTGCCGCTTCACCGCTCAGGGTGAGATAGCGGTGCGGGTGGAGCTCAACGCGGAAGAGGTGGTGATCGGCGTGGCCGACACCGGCTCCGGCATCGCTCCGGAGCAGTTGGACGCCATATTCGAGGAGTTCCGCCAGGAGGCCCGCGCCATGCCCCAGGGGGACGAGGGGGTGGGCAAGGGGCTGGGGCTGGCCATCGCCAAGCGATTCGTGCAGATGCACGGGGGAAGGATCTGGGCCGAGAGCACTCTGGGTCAGGGAAGCACCTTCTACTTCACCCTACCCCTGATGGAGAAACGGGTCGTCTCTCTGCCGGCGCCGGCAGGCCAGGCCGAGCCTACCATCAAGGCTGAGCCGGCGGTGATCCTGGTGGATGAGGGCGAGGGGCAAGCCTTTCTGGCCCGGCACCTGGAGGGCTACCAGGTGCTGGCGGCCCCCGACCTGGTGACGGCGCGCAGACTCACCCGGGAGAGACACCCGCGGGCGATCATCCTCAACGTGCCCCCGCCCGCCGAAGGGGCCACCCAAGGGCCGCTGCCGCCCATCGTCCCGGAGCCGGTGCCGGTGCTGCAGTGCTCGCTACCCACCGGGAGCTGGTCCTCGGAGCGACACCTCTTCGACGACTGGCTGGTCAAGCCTGTCACCAGCGAGAAGCTGCTGGGAGCGCTGGCGCGCTTCCCGGAGGCCCGCCGGGTGTTCGTGGTGGACGACGATCGGGGCTTCGTCCGCCTGGTGCGGCGCATTCTGGAGGCGCTGCCCCAACCCTACGAGGTGGCCTGGGCCCACCAGGGCGAGGAGGCGCTGGCTCTGTTGCAGGAGAAGGGGCGGGCCGGCTCCGGGCAGGGCGAAGGCTCGCCGGGCAGTGACGGCGGGGTAGACGTGGTATTGCTCGACATCGCGCTGCCGGGCCTGGATGGCCGAGCCGTTGCTCGGGCGCTGCGGAAGGATGGCGGGGACCGCTGTCCCGTCCTCATCGCGGTGACAGCGGTGCAGCCGGGGCTGGAGGGCCCGGCGACGAGCCCGCGCGCGTTCGCCGTAACCTCCAGCGTGGGGTTCCGCGAGGAGGACACTCTGGAGCTCATCCGCGCCTGCCTGGGGCGCCTCAAGCCTGCCTTCGCCCTCGAATCACCTGGTTCAGAGCCTGAAGGAGAACCGGCCGAGACACGGGCTTGGTGA
- a CDS encoding sugar ABC transporter permease → MHDLAWAYVFLSPAFFFLIVLLLFPIVFAFWISLRDWSLIPRPYPFIGLRNYAEAFSDPLTVKSIKNTFIYTVGAVPVSLAISLLLALVMNQEGLPLRTAFRTAYFIPVITSWVAVSFVWIWMFEPRWGLVNSFLRLIGITGIRWLASPQWALPAIMIVAIWKGLGYYMVIFLAGLQTIPRELMEAARIDGANRWQGFRSVTFPLLNPTIVFLTVTSVIGSLQVFTPAVIMTTGAGGEAGGPINSTRVMVYHIYSMAFRANRLGYGAALAFILFAIILVITIIQLRVTQREFEYS, encoded by the coding sequence TTGCATGATCTGGCGTGGGCCTATGTGTTCCTGTCGCCAGCATTCTTCTTCTTGATAGTGCTCCTGCTATTTCCCATAGTCTTCGCCTTCTGGATCAGCCTGCGCGATTGGAGCCTGATCCCGCGCCCGTACCCCTTCATCGGATTGCGCAACTATGCGGAGGCCTTCAGCGACCCTCTGACTGTCAAGAGCATCAAGAACACCTTCATCTACACCGTTGGCGCCGTGCCCGTCAGTCTGGCCATCTCCCTGCTGCTCGCACTGGTGATGAACCAAGAGGGGTTGCCGCTGCGGACGGCCTTCCGCACTGCCTATTTCATCCCCGTCATCACTTCGTGGGTGGCGGTCTCCTTCGTCTGGATCTGGATGTTCGAGCCACGCTGGGGCCTGGTCAACAGCTTCCTACGCCTGATCGGCATCACCGGCATCCGCTGGCTGGCCTCACCGCAGTGGGCGCTGCCGGCCATTATGATCGTAGCCATCTGGAAGGGGCTGGGCTACTATATGGTCATCTTCCTTGCTGGCCTGCAGACCATCCCGCGCGAACTGATGGAAGCCGCGCGGATTGACGGCGCCAATCGCTGGCAAGGCTTCCGCTCGGTTACCTTCCCGCTGCTCAACCCCACCATTGTCTTCTTGACCGTGACCTCGGTGATCGGGTCACTGCAGGTCTTCACTCCTGCAGTCATCATGACCACCGGCGCCGGGGGAGAGGCTGGGGGGCCGATCAACTCGACTCGAGTGATGGTGTATCACATCTACTCTATGGCCTTCCGAGCGAACCGGCTGGGCTATGGTGCCGCCCTGGCTTTCATTCTGTTCGCCATCATACTGGTCATCACGATCATCCAGCTACGCGTTACCCAACGCGAGTTTGAGTACTCTTGA
- a CDS encoding cytochrome c biogenesis protein CcdA — MEAEGVKLTVAFLAGVASFASPCVLPLVPAYLGMLTGLSLDGWAARRAHLLAHAALFVLGFSLLFVLSGAAATALGRALGRQLPWLQRLGGVALVALGLHLTGVLRLPFLLRQRSLRSSANPGMGYVASFLTGAFLFTGWVPCVGPVLMAIYMLAGGSETVGQGVVLLGVYSAGLGLPFLLAAVFAGYAVPLIRRFSRAVRWVEVASGVLVIAVGLAVFFDALVVLSRYGSFIGFQ, encoded by the coding sequence ATGGAAGCTGAGGGGGTCAAGCTCACCGTGGCCTTCCTGGCCGGCGTGGCTTCGTTTGCTTCTCCGTGTGTGCTCCCTCTGGTGCCCGCCTACCTGGGGATGCTCACCGGCCTCAGCCTGGATGGGTGGGCGGCCAGGCGCGCACACCTTCTCGCTCACGCTGCCCTCTTCGTTCTCGGGTTTAGCCTGCTCTTCGTGCTGTCGGGTGCGGCAGCTACGGCGCTAGGGCGGGCCCTGGGGCGCCAGCTTCCCTGGCTGCAGCGGCTCGGGGGCGTGGCCTTGGTGGCCCTCGGGCTGCATCTGACGGGAGTACTGCGCCTGCCCTTCCTATTACGGCAGCGCAGTCTGCGGTCGTCGGCGAATCCGGGGATGGGATATGTGGCTTCATTCCTGACCGGCGCCTTCCTCTTTACGGGCTGGGTGCCCTGTGTGGGACCCGTGCTCATGGCCATATACATGTTGGCCGGCGGCAGCGAGACGGTGGGCCAAGGTGTTGTGCTCCTGGGCGTCTACTCGGCGGGTTTGGGCCTACCCTTCCTGCTGGCGGCTGTCTTCGCTGGGTACGCCGTCCCCCTGATTCGGCGTTTCAGCCGGGCGGTGCGGTGGGTGGAGGTGGCTAGCGGTGTGCTGGTAATTGCTGTGGGCCTGGCGGTGTTCTTCGATGCCTTGGTGGTGCTGTCGCGGTACGGCAGCTTCATCGGCTTCCAGTGA